Genomic DNA from Cupriavidus pauculus:
GCGCCACGGCCAGCATCTGCTGCTCGCCGCCGGACAGCAGGCCTGCACGCTGGTGCTGGCGCTCGCGCAGGCGCGGCCACCGCGCGAACATCGACTCCACGCGCTGCATCATCTCGGCGCGCGAGATGCGGCCCGACGGAAATGCGCCGAGGCGCAGGTTGTCGAGCACCGAGAGTTCGGGGAAGACCTGGCGGCCTTCGGGCACGAGCACCACGCCCATTTCCGCGATGCGCGCGGCATCGAGACGCGAGAGATCGGTGCCGTCGAACGTGATGCCCCCGCTCACGGGCCGATGCAGGCCCGCGAGCGCGCGCATCAGCGTGGACTTGCCCGCGCCATTGGCGCCGAGCAGCGCGACCATCTCGCCCTCGCGCACCTGCAGATCGACGTCGTGCAGCACGGGCGCCGCTCCGTAGCCCGCGCGCAGCGCGCTCACGCCGAGCACCTCGGGTGGAAGCTGGTCCGCGGCGGCGCTACGGGAGCGCGAGCGCACGGGCGTCGCGGACGCTTCGCCCAGATACGCGCGCCGCACGGACGGATCGTTGCGAATCTCGACCGGCGTGCCCATCGCGAGCCGCTGGCCCGCATCGATCACGACGATGCCGTCGGAGACATCCATCACGAGCGACATATCGTGTTCGACGAGGCCCACCGCCACACCGCTGTCCGCGATGCGGCGCAGCAGCGCGCCGAGCGTGGCCTTGTCCTCGCGCGAGAGACCGGCCGCGGGTTCGTCGAGCAGCAGCACCGACGGCTGCGTGGCCAGCGCGCGGGCAATCTCCACGAGGCGGCGATCGACGTGCGCGAGATCGGCCGCGCTCGTGTCGGGGTCGCCCGCATAACCGCACGCCCGCAACAGCGCGCGCGCCTGCTCGCGCACGGCCGGCGCGGTAAAGCGCGCGATGCCGAACAGCGTGCCCAGGCGGCCGCCCGCGAGCGCGATGGCAACGTTGTCGAGCGCGCTCATGCCCGCGAACAGCTGCGTGGTCTGGTAGGTGCGCGCGATACCCTGGCGCGCGCTATGGCACGCGCCGCGCGAGGCGAGCGGCGCCGCGCCGAGGCGGCGGCCGCCTTCGCGCGGACGGTAGTAGCCCGACAGCATGTTGAGCACCGTCGATTTGCCGGCGCCGTTCGGGCCGATCAGGCTCGTGACGCTGGCGGCCGGCAGCTCGAACGAGAGGCTGTCCACCGCGCGCACGCCGCCGAACACCATCGACAGGCCCAGCGCCGACAGGCCGCGGCGCGACTCGGGCGCGCGCGCGGGCAGCGAGACGGTATCGCCCGCATGGCGGCCCTCCGCATGTGGGCCCGCCTGCGCGCCCGGCGCACGGAAGCGGCGGAAGATATCGACCACCACGCCCACGATGCCGCTCGGCGCCACCCACAGCACCACGAGCAGCAGCAGGCCGAAACACAGCAGCCGCAGATTCTCGAGGCTCGACAGCATCTCGGGCAGCAGGCCGACGACCACGGCACCCACGAGCGGCCCGGCCACCGTGCCCGCGCCGCCGATCATCACGACCAGCACGAACAGGATCGATTGCAGGAACGAGAACATGCCCGGCGTGATCATCCCCTGCAGCGGCGCGAACAGGCCGCCGGCAAGGCCCGCCAGCGCGGCCGAGCACGCAAAGCCGACGGTCTTGACCACGAGCGGGTCGATGCCGATGGACGCGGCGGCGGTTTCGCTGTCGCGCACCGCGCGCATCGCCGCGCCCCAGCTGCCGCGCGAGATGCGCGCATAGCCGGCGACGGCGATGCCGAGCGCGACGATGGCGATGAGGGCGATCGCACGTTCGCCGCCCTCGACGCCGGGCAGCATCGGCTGCGCAATGCCCATCAGGCCGTTCTGGCCGCCGGTAATGGCGCGCCATTCGACCGCGCCGTGCTCGACGATAAAGCCGAACGCGATGGTGACCATGGCGAGGCCCGGTCCCTTCACGCGCAGCGCGGGCAGCGCGAGCAGGGCGCCCAGCACGGCGGCGAGCAGCGTGGCCACGGGCCACGCGGCCCAGAACGACCAGCCGAACTGCCCCGTGAGAATCGCGACCGTATAGGCGCCGATCGCATAGAACCCGACGTGGCCGAACGACACCTGCCCGGTCAGGCCCAGCAGCAGGTTCAGGCCCACGCCGCACAGCGCGAGCATGGCCACGCCGGCAATGACGAAGACGAAGTACCCGTTGAGCGTGAGGGCGAGCGCCGCCGCGGCCAGCAGCGACGCGCACACGGCGCCGATCTGCCATGCCGAGCCGAGGCCGAGCAGCGGCGCCCTGAGCGGCGCGGAAACGATGGACTGGGAGCCAGTCACAGCGGAAGAAGACGTCATCGATTGGGAAGCGGGCGAGTTCATACCTTGCGAACCTCCGCGCGGCCGAACAGGCCATCGGGGCGCAGGGCGAGCAGCGCGATCACCAGCGCGAACGTGATGATCTGCGTGTAGCTGGAGCCGAGGGAGGCGGTGACGAGCGCTTCCGCGACGCCGAAGATCAGGCCCGCGATCATCACGCCCCAGGCGCTCGACAGACCGCCGAGAATCGCCACGGCAAATGCCTTGAGACCGAACACGGTGCCCATGTCGGCCTGCACGTTGAACAGCGGCGCGATGAGCACGCCGGCCACGCCGGCCAGCAGCGTCGACAGCGCGAAGGCCACGGCGATGGTGCGGCGAATGGGAATGCCCATCAGGCGCGCGGCGTCGCGGTTCTGCACCACGGCCAGCATTGCCACGCCCCAGCGCGAGCGGCGCAGCACGTAGTGCAGCACGGCCGCGAGCGCGAGGCCCACGACGGGAATCACGAGCTGCAGCGGATAGACGCCGACGCCCGTGTCGCCGAGCTGCAGCGACGACATCGCCAGCGGCGACGGCAGGCTGCGCGGCTCGGTGCCGAACCAGAGCATCACCACGTTGTCGAGCACGATGCCGAGCGCGACCGTGGCCATCAGCCATGCATTGGATCCGCGGCTCGCGAACGGCCGCACCGCGAGGAACTCGACGGCGAGGCCATAGAGCGCGCACAGTGCCAGTGCGAGCACGATCGCGAGCGGCATCGGCCAGCCCAGCGTCTGCGCGAAAGTGTAGGTCAGCACCGCGCCGAGCATCATCGAGCTGCCCTGCGCGAAGTTGACCGTCGCGGAGACCGCGTAGGTAATGTGGAAGCCGAGTGCCATGAGCCCGTACATGCTGCCCAGGCCCAGCCCGCTGATCAGCGCGGAAATCCAAAGCATGGTGAATCCTTGATAACTTCGGTGATGCCGATTACTTCGTGCTGCCGACCGGAACGATGCGGTTGTCGATGAACTGCGCCCACACGTAGTCGTTCTCGCTCAGCGCGTCATGCGTCTGCGCGTTGAACGGCTTGACGTAGGTCTTGATCAGGCCTTCGTAACGGTCGATCTTGTAGAAGCCCTCGCGAATCGCATCGCCCTTGGTGCTGCCGGCCTGCGCGATGGCGAGCCCGGCCAGCTGCATGGCGTCGTAGGCGTTGGCCACACCGACGGCCGGCGTGATGTCGTCCGGACCCTTGACGTCGCTGTACTTGGCCTTGAGCGCGTTGACCACCCGCGTGCTGACCGGCGTCTGCTGGCCGAAGAAGCTGTATGTCTGCACGAAGTGGACATTCTTCGCGTTGGGACCCGCGAGTTCGGTGAAGCGGCCGCCGGCCGGACCCCAGTGCGATACCACCGGCACCTTCCAGCCCATGCGGTCGAGCGACTTGACCACCTGCGCGGACGGGCCCACGTTGCCGACCATCAGCAGCACATCGGCACCCGCGGCCTTCAGGCGGCCCAGCTGCGGCACCACGTCCACGTCGTTCGCCTCGAACTTCTCGATGCCGGCCGGCTTCATGCCCTTGGCCGTCAGCGCGGCGACGATGCCTTTCTCGTTCGACTCGCCCCACGGGTTGTTCACAAGGATCAGGCCCACCTTGCTGGCGCCGAACGCCTTCTGCGCGTACTGGAGCATGGCCTTGTCCACGACTTCATCCACGGCCGACACGCGGAACACGTAGTTCGGATTCGCGCCGTTGTGCGTGATCGGCGTGCCCGCGGCCCACGGGCCCACGAACGGCACCTTCTCCTGGTTCGCGATGGGCACGATGGCCATCGAGACCGGCGTATCGAGGCCGCCGAACAGCACCGCCACCTTCTCCTTGTAGATCAGCTCGCGCGCGGCCAGCACGCCCTTGGCGGGGTTGCCTTCGTCGTCGCGGCGCACGAGTTCGAGCTTGCGGCCGCCGAGCAGGCCGCCCTTGGCGTTGATCTCGTCGATGGCGATCGTCATGCCACGGGTCAGCGCTTCGCCGGCGCGGGCGGACTGGCCCGAGAGCGCGGTGATCAGGCCGATCTTGATCGTGTCGGCGGCGTGGGCGGGCAGGGCGCAGAGCACGCAGGCGGCTGCGGCGACCGTGAGCATGGCGCGGCGGGCCGGGCGTTGAAGTTGGGACATGGTGATCTCCGGGGGACGATGGATGGGCAATCGGTTAGCGAGCCCTCCGATTGCAAGAGCCATGCCACACACGTCTGCAAAACCGTGCATAAGCCGCAAACACCAACAGCATCAACGTGTAGACGATCTGGCTTGGTTTTTGCGAACGATCCGTACGATCTGTTGCATACGAAGATTTGCCCCGATTGCGCGCACGTTGCTGGTGCGCGATGAGCCAGAACGGGGCGGCCCATGCCTCCGAATGCGACATTCCCCAGATAAACAAGGCAATCCGTCCATGACGCATCCCTCCAGTCCGACTTTCGGCCCCTCGTTTGGCCCGCTCCGCACGCACGGCCGTTTTCCGTACCGGCCCATCACCGACGTGGACCGCTTTCGCTGGCCCAACGGCGCGAACCTCGCCGTGTACCTCGGCTTCAACATCGAGCACTTCGCGTTCGGCGAGGGCCTCGGCGCCAATCTCGGGCCCGTCTCGCCGCAGCCGGACGTGCTCAACTACAGCTGGCGCGAATACGGCAACCGCGTCGGGGTATGGCGGTGCCTGGAGTTGTTCGACCAGCTGGAGATGCCCGCCGGCGTGCTGCTCAACACCGCGCTCTACGACCATTGCCCCGAGGTCATCGATGCCTGCGTCGCGCGCGGGGACGAGCTGATCGGCCATGGCCACACGAACGCGCACCGCCAGAGCGAGTTCGACGAGGCGGGCGAGCGCGCGCTGCTCGAGCATTGCCGCGCGCGCATCCGCGCGCAGGCGGGCGTGGCGCCGGCGGGCTGGCTGTCGCCGTGGATCTCGGAGACGCTGCAGACGCCCGACCTGCTCGCCGAGACCGGCTATCGCTATACGCTGAACTGGGCCCACGACGACCGGCCCATCCGGATGGAGACGCGTGGCGGCCCGCTGTGGTCGATTCCGTATCCGCAGGAGCTCAACGACATTCCGATGATCATCGCGCGGCAAATGGACGCGGCCGCGTTCGCCGACATGATCATCGACCAGTTCGACGAGATGCTGATGCAGGCGAATCATCCGCAGCATCCGCAGCCGCTCGTGATGGGCATCGCGCTGCATCCCTATCTGGTGGGGCAGCCCTATCGGCTGCGGCACCTGCGCCGCGCGCTCGCGCATATCGCCGCCCGCCGCGCGCAGGGGGAGGTGTGGTTCACCACGCCGGGCGCGATCTGCGACGTCATGGACCAGCAGTATCCGCTGGCCCGCGCGCAGACTGCGCTCGCGGCTTCACGCTAATATCATGGCGAATATTTTCCCGATGCCTTCCATGCCTGCCAAAGCCTCGCTGGGTCCCGCCGTCAAGCCTGCCAACAAGTCCGCCAGCAAGCCGGACCCGTCCGATGAGGACGTGGGCGATGGCGGCGAGAGCAACGACGAGGGCAGCGTCGACGCCCGCATCTATCGCGCCGTGTTCGACGGCGTGCTCAACCATCGCCTGACGCCGGGCACCAAGCTGCCCGAACCCGAACTGTGCCAGCTGTTCGGCGTGGGCCGCGCGGTGGTGCGGCGCGTGCTGGAGAAGCTTGCGCACGACGGCATCGTCGCGTTGCGTCCGAACCGCGGCGCGGTCATCGCCGAGCCGACGCCCGAGGAAACGAGCCAGATCTTCGAGGCGCGCCGCGCGCTGGAGCGCGTGCTCGTGGAACTGGCGGTCCAGCGCGTGACGGCCGCCGACCTGCGCGACCTGCGCCGGCAGCTGGACGAGGAACACGATGCGATGCATCGCTTCGACCAGCCGTCGTGGGCGCGGCTGGCCAGCGGTTTTCATCTGCGCATTGCCGCGCTCGCGCGCAATCCCGTGTTGCAGCGCTACCTGACCGAACTGGTCTCGCGCTGCTCGCTCATCGTGGGCCTGTACGAGCCGCCGGGACACGCGCCGTGCGAGCATGACGAGCATGCGGCGATCGTGGCATGCATCGAGGCGCGCGACGCGGCCGGCGCGGTGGCGCTCATGGAGGCGCACCTGAACGACCTCGAGCAGCGCATCGAGACGTCGCGCATGCAGGGCGAGAAATCGCTCGCGCAGATGCTCGGACTCGGAGGCTGATATGGAAGTCGATTTCGAAGCCATTACCGAATACCAGCGCTACAAGCTCATGGCGAGCCTGATCGTGCCGCGGCCGATCGCGCTCGTGACGACGCTCGGCCCCGACGGCACCGCCAACGCGGCGCCGTTCTCGATGTTCAACATGCTGGGCGAGGAACCGCCGATCGTGATGATCAGCGTCAACCGGCTCGGCGATGGCGCGCAGAAGGATACGGCCGCCAATATCGAGCGCACGGGCGAGTTCGTCGTGCACCTGAGCGACGAGCCGATGGCGGAAAAGATGCATCGCTGCGGCGAACGCCTGCCCCCGCACGTGAGCGAGCTGGCGCACGTGGGCCTGACGGCCGCGCCGAGCACGGCGGTGGCGCCCCCGCGTATCGCCGAGGCACCGGTGGCATTCGAATGCCGGCTATGGGAAACGCTGGCGACCGAAAGCCGCCAGATCTTCATCGGCCGCGTGCTGCGGCTGCATGCGCGCGAAGGGCTGATCGATACCGAGACGTGGCGCGTGCGGCTGCAGGACTATTTCCCGGTCGGACGGTTCGGCGCGAGCTTCTACGTGACGACGCGCGACCGGTTCTCGCTCGAGCAGAGCGCGGGCAAGCCGGCCGTATCCACGGCCATCGACGAAATGTAGCGACTCAGGCGGGATGCATGACCACGAGCATGGCCGTCGCCACGGTCTTGCCCGGGTTCGAAATCGCATGGGGCAGGTCGGCGCCGTAGCGCGCCGTTTCCCCATGCCGCAGCTTCTTCTCGTCGTCGCCGGCGCGCACCGTCATCGCGCCCGACAGCACCGACAGGTGCTCCTGCGTGCCCGCCTCATGCGGGTCCGATGCCAGCACGCCTCCGGGCTGGATCGTCAGTTCATACCATTCGAAACGTCCGGCCAGCTCGATCGGGCCGAGAATCCGCAATTCGCAGCGGGTGTCCGGGCTCTTGAGCGCCGGAATCGCATGCTGCTGCACCACGGCGATCGCCGGTGCGGGGCGTT
This window encodes:
- a CDS encoding ATP-binding cassette domain-containing protein, whose translation is MNSPASQSMTSSSAVTGSQSIVSAPLRAPLLGLGSAWQIGAVCASLLAAAALALTLNGYFVFVIAGVAMLALCGVGLNLLLGLTGQVSFGHVGFYAIGAYTVAILTGQFGWSFWAAWPVATLLAAVLGALLALPALRVKGPGLAMVTIAFGFIVEHGAVEWRAITGGQNGLMGIAQPMLPGVEGGERAIALIAIVALGIAVAGYARISRGSWGAAMRAVRDSETAAASIGIDPLVVKTVGFACSAALAGLAGGLFAPLQGMITPGMFSFLQSILFVLVVMIGGAGTVAGPLVGAVVVGLLPEMLSSLENLRLLCFGLLLLVVLWVAPSGIVGVVVDIFRRFRAPGAQAGPHAEGRHAGDTVSLPARAPESRRGLSALGLSMVFGGVRAVDSLSFELPAASVTSLIGPNGAGKSTVLNMLSGYYRPREGGRRLGAAPLASRGACHSARQGIARTYQTTQLFAGMSALDNVAIALAGGRLGTLFGIARFTAPAVREQARALLRACGYAGDPDTSAADLAHVDRRLVEIARALATQPSVLLLDEPAAGLSREDKATLGALLRRIADSGVAVGLVEHDMSLVMDVSDGIVVIDAGQRLAMGTPVEIRNDPSVRRAYLGEASATPVRSRSRSAAADQLPPEVLGVSALRAGYGAAPVLHDVDLQVREGEMVALLGANGAGKSTLMRALAGLHRPVSGGITFDGTDLSRLDAARIAEMGVVLVPEGRQVFPELSVLDNLRLGAFPSGRISRAEMMQRVESMFARWPRLRERQHQRAGLLSGGEQQMLAVARGLMSRPTVMLLDEPSLGLAPKVIDELFASLDTLRESSMTILLVDQMAALALSLADRAYVLEEGRVVASGPAEALAKDPALVQAYLGGHDA
- a CDS encoding branched-chain amino acid ABC transporter permease — encoded protein: MLWISALISGLGLGSMYGLMALGFHITYAVSATVNFAQGSSMMLGAVLTYTFAQTLGWPMPLAIVLALALCALYGLAVEFLAVRPFASRGSNAWLMATVALGIVLDNVVMLWFGTEPRSLPSPLAMSSLQLGDTGVGVYPLQLVIPVVGLALAAVLHYVLRRSRWGVAMLAVVQNRDAARLMGIPIRRTIAVAFALSTLLAGVAGVLIAPLFNVQADMGTVFGLKAFAVAILGGLSSAWGVMIAGLIFGVAEALVTASLGSSYTQIITFALVIALLALRPDGLFGRAEVRKV
- a CDS encoding ABC transporter substrate-binding protein, whose translation is MSQLQRPARRAMLTVAAAACVLCALPAHAADTIKIGLITALSGQSARAGEALTRGMTIAIDEINAKGGLLGGRKLELVRRDDEGNPAKGVLAARELIYKEKVAVLFGGLDTPVSMAIVPIANQEKVPFVGPWAAGTPITHNGANPNYVFRVSAVDEVVDKAMLQYAQKAFGASKVGLILVNNPWGESNEKGIVAALTAKGMKPAGIEKFEANDVDVVPQLGRLKAAGADVLLMVGNVGPSAQVVKSLDRMGWKVPVVSHWGPAGGRFTELAGPNAKNVHFVQTYSFFGQQTPVSTRVVNALKAKYSDVKGPDDITPAVGVANAYDAMQLAGLAIAQAGSTKGDAIREGFYKIDRYEGLIKTYVKPFNAQTHDALSENDYVWAQFIDNRIVPVGSTK
- a CDS encoding polysaccharide deacetylase family protein; its protein translation is MTHPSSPTFGPSFGPLRTHGRFPYRPITDVDRFRWPNGANLAVYLGFNIEHFAFGEGLGANLGPVSPQPDVLNYSWREYGNRVGVWRCLELFDQLEMPAGVLLNTALYDHCPEVIDACVARGDELIGHGHTNAHRQSEFDEAGERALLEHCRARIRAQAGVAPAGWLSPWISETLQTPDLLAETGYRYTLNWAHDDRPIRMETRGGPLWSIPYPQELNDIPMIIARQMDAAAFADMIIDQFDEMLMQANHPQHPQPLVMGIALHPYLVGQPYRLRHLRRALAHIAARRAQGEVWFTTPGAICDVMDQQYPLARAQTALAASR
- a CDS encoding GntR family transcriptional regulator, giving the protein MPAKASLGPAVKPANKSASKPDPSDEDVGDGGESNDEGSVDARIYRAVFDGVLNHRLTPGTKLPEPELCQLFGVGRAVVRRVLEKLAHDGIVALRPNRGAVIAEPTPEETSQIFEARRALERVLVELAVQRVTAADLRDLRRQLDEEHDAMHRFDQPSWARLASGFHLRIAALARNPVLQRYLTELVSRCSLIVGLYEPPGHAPCEHDEHAAIVACIEARDAAGAVALMEAHLNDLEQRIETSRMQGEKSLAQMLGLGG
- a CDS encoding flavin reductase family protein, producing the protein MEVDFEAITEYQRYKLMASLIVPRPIALVTTLGPDGTANAAPFSMFNMLGEEPPIVMISVNRLGDGAQKDTAANIERTGEFVVHLSDEPMAEKMHRCGERLPPHVSELAHVGLTAAPSTAVAPPRIAEAPVAFECRLWETLATESRQIFIGRVLRLHAREGLIDTETWRVRLQDYFPVGRFGASFYVTTRDRFSLEQSAGKPAVSTAIDEM
- a CDS encoding helix-turn-helix domain-containing protein, encoding MAAQPPQLPPSASSDGPPAVGTALQSLRQSQQLSLDELSRRAGVSKSMLSQIERNLANPTVAVLWRLANALGVSLTDFLENGGAERPAPAIAVVQQHAIPALKSPDTRCELRILGPIELAGRFEWYELTIQPGGVLASDPHEAGTQEHLSVLSGAMTVRAGDDEKKLRHGETARYGADLPHAISNPGKTVATAMLVVMHPA